In the genome of Sceloporus undulatus isolate JIND9_A2432 ecotype Alabama unplaced genomic scaffold, SceUnd_v1.1 scaffold_21, whole genome shotgun sequence, one region contains:
- the LOC121917507 gene encoding protein ANTAGONIST OF LIKE HETEROCHROMATIN PROTEIN 1-like, whose product MDPLGEFHNFFSLICLLLHHLMEQREIIMSTFENGEHDEDMLAHLEDLNGMLRFYYHNSQLSIQPMARRWWIYPKSDVHWNVFARTVWSDEMWKRTFRMPRAIFNMLVKELRPHLTRRDTRLRKAVPVEKQIAMAVMYLAHKGSYATVATFFGVGKSTAYRAIIHVFLCMGTHLLRRAVYLGDHRKVMAGFERLGFPQVVGAIDGCHIPIIAPAHEGAQYIKRKQTQSMILQATCDHNGIFLDLFTGFAGSNHDTFLLKESPIYHALKAGIYVPGRPTVTIAGK is encoded by the exons ATGGATCCTCTAGGCGAGTTTCataattttttctctctgattTGCTTGCTTTTGCATCACTTGATGGAGCAACGGGAAATAATCATGTCCACATTTGAAAATGGAGAACATGATGAAGATATGCTTGCACATCTTGAAGATCTTAATGGCATGCTTCGTTTCTACTATCATAATTCCCAATTGAGCATTCAGCCCATGGCTAGAAGGTGGTGGATTTACCCCAAATCTGATGTTCACTGGAATGTTTTTGCCAGAACTGTCTGGTCTGATGAGATGTGGAAACGGACTTTCAGAATGCCTCGCGCGATTTTTAATATGCTTGTTAAGGAGCTGCGTCCTCATCTTACCCGAAGAGACACAAGGCTACGTAAGGCAGTCCCTGTGGAAAAGCAAATTGCCATGGCCGTCATGTACCTTGCCCATAAAGGATCTTATGCAACAGTAGCTACATTTTTTGGAGTGGGCAAGTCTACTGCTTACAGGGCAATAATTCATGTCTTCCTTTGCATGGGGACACATCTACTCCGTAGAGCTGTCTACCTTGGAGACCACAGAAag GTAATGGCTGGTTTTGAGCGGCTAGGATTTCCACAGGTGGTTGGGGCGATAGACGGCTGTCATATTCCTATAATTGCACCTGCTCATGAGGGCGCGCAGTACATCAAACGGAAGCAAACGCAATCCATGATTCTGCAGGCGACATGTGATCATAACGGAATTTTTTTGGACCTTTTCACCGGGTTCGCTGGGTCCAATCACGATACGTTCCTCCTGAAAGAATCCCCCATTTATCATGCACTGAAGGCTGGAATTTATGTACCCGGGCGTCCGACTGTGACTATTGCTGGAAAATGA